AGAAACAACAATATGTACTCCTATGTTTGAAGCACCCTATGGTGCATTGCATTCGCGTTTTATCCCAATCAACAAATTATACTACAAACAGCTCTAACATTCTCTTCTGAAGAGAAAAGAaggcaaacatgcattgttcaaTATACCCCTCTTACTAAGTTATTTAACCCTGGAAGGTCACAACGAACAGACCATTACTATTTGTATCATTTGAGATCAGTTTGAGAAATACATACATTAATAGAGCTCGGATTTGTTTCTTGTTGAGCACACAAAGCTGGCGATTCTTTGCTATTTTCTAGAATCTGCAAAAGAAGAGCCAGGTTTTAGAAGTAACCCTTATCATGCTTTAAATGTattaatgtgtgtgtgtgtttgctTGAGATGGATGATTACATACTTGGATGGTAGATCGTTGTGGAGATCCAGGAGGAGAAAGCGAACGAAAAGGAGGTGGAACCGGCGGCAGTGGTATTTCTCCAATAGGCACTCCTTGCTTAGTTGCCAAAGTCTGCAAAAAAAGAAAATTCACATAGTGGTTACTTTCAAATGCTAGCAAATTTATTGATAAACATGGAATGTATAACCAGCACCTGAAGAAACTTTTGTATCACATTGCAGTGCTCGTACATCCCAACACCCCATGACAAGACATTGTTGGCATAAGCCTCTGCTTTTCGAGTCTTCTCGGACTCCTTTTGACGcacatcttcaatttcttcagcTCGACGACGCTTCAAGGCTGCTGAAGATGTACCAGTAGCTCTCACCTTCTCTGAGTATGCATCTTCATACTTGTACCTTAGCTGCAATGAGAATTGATAGATGGTTTAatacaaaaaatagcaatttaAATAGTTAATACCCAAAAAGCATCTTCAATTTTGTCTGCAACAGAATGACCATTTGTGTCCTTCACCGCATGATAATGCTCCCACTCCGTTGCAACCACCTTCGCACCATCATAATCCAGAATACCGGGATGGTTACTTTTCAGAAGGCATGTCAATACACTTGATGGTCTTCTGCCCTTTCGAACGACAGGGATGGGTTTACGCTTCTTATTTGGGCAGTCATTGTTAACTACCTTATATCTTTCTTCACCGCAGAAATCACACTTCAATTTTTCTCTCTATCCTTATAGTATATCATGCAATGGTTAACACATGCATCTATTTTCAGGAGTGGCATTTTCAAACCAGCTAAGATACACTTGCACTCATACAAGCTTGATGGCATTTTATTGCCTTGTGGGAGTGTATCTTGCCAAAGTTACAGTAAACTATTTATGCAGTCGCCTGACAAATTGTATTGTGACTTAATTCCCATCAAGCGTGTAACAGTAGCAAAGCGTGAGGTTTGGGTGAACTCATGGAGTGGGTCTCTAACAGCTGACAACATGGCATAAAAAGCTTTGGCATCTGGTGTTGGCTCCTCGTCTACATTATCGACATGCATTGCATCCCCAAAGTCACACAACATGTCCTCTAAGCAATCAGTGTTGACAGACTCCACTCTATCTACATGAACATGATGCTCCCCATGTGCAGTCCATCTAAAGTAGTTGGGCATGAACCCCCATTGACAAAGATGAGAGGTCATCAATTGTTTTGTTCTTCTACTACCATTGCAACATTTTGAGCAAGGACAAGAAACTTCAAACTTGGCACTACGGACACCCTCAAAAACATGGTTCACAAAAGCATTTGTATTGCGTATCCACTCATCAGAATGCCTTCCATTATCCTTCCACCCACTATACATCCAGCTACGTTGAGCATCCAAAGACATGGTTTGGTTTTGTACTTAAATCTGAAATAAAATGAATTGCTACGATCACGAGTCGCATCCCAACAAAAAATGAATGCATCATACACACTAAAATAGAAAACCACTCATCACCAACAAAAAATAACCCCACATTCCCACATCATACAAGTGAAAAATGCATTAATCAACATAGTTTTCATGGAAAGAAGAAATCATAATACCTACTTGATTTAGCAATGCCTTTCTTCTCTGTTGCTTCGATGCCACGAGCAGGGAAATTTTCTTCAAGCAAACTACACCCGACACTTGTTAGTTTCTGAAAAATGTAGAAAACCAATGAAGAATGTTAGAGGACTTCCATTTATTCATAACATAAAACAGAGACTGGGGTGGAAAAGCCCAACAATTGCGGCTACTAGCTTTCATATGGATAACTAAACAACAATGGTAAAACGTACACACAGTTTCATGTAGATACAGCAATCGTAAAAATGCAGTAATCTGACCACTGTTAACACGAGCATATATAGTAATCAATGAAGCTATTGTTTCTATCATCCATGCAATTGCAGTAGCTATGAACAAATTCAATGAAGCTATTGCATTCTGTCATTCATGTGTTCGTGCATCTCCATATCAATCAGTTCTTCTGTTTCTTCTTTTGCTAGAAATTTCTTCTATTCCTATGACCTTCCATACACTTTTTAACCAAGATGTTTAAACTGAAAACCCCACCTGCTGGAGAAGATACTGAACAACGTCCACATGTACTGGATAGTGCACCACCTACTGCTTCCTTCGGATGCTAAAACCAAAACAACAGTTTCAGAATTTTGCTAGACATACACAAGTACAACTATCTAAGCCAGCAATCAAACATCTTTCTAAACTAGAGGGGAAGAGAAATAGAGACAACCTTTTGGACAGAAGCAGTTGCGTAGAACAGAGCAGATCGGGTGCTCGTCCAATCAGCGGGGGCGGCACCGTCTCCACGTCCAAAGGGCGACCCAGTCAGCAGAGTTAAGGGCGTCGCGGATGCGGTCACCACGGTCGGCACGACGCCGTCACCCCGGCCGGCGTGGCCATGGCCACCACGCCCGTCGCGAATGTCACCGATCCAGTACAGGGGAAAGAAGGGGCGCGACGAGGAGGCGGGCCGGGGTGCAGAGGAGCGGGGCAGGCCGAGGCGCAGCGGAGCGGGGCAGGCCGGGGCGCAGCGGAGCATGGCAGCGCGGGGGCGAAGCACGTCGCGGCGGCACGGGGCGGAGCAGgtcgcggcggcgcggggcgggcGGGGATAGAAGAGGGGATTTTTTTAGTCTGGCAGCGCTTGGGGTATGGATGAAGCGTGAAGGAGGGACCTAGCCAAAAAAATCTTCTACGCGCCCTTTTTCCCTTCCTTTTCTCACTGATCAGTGGGCCCAACTTGTGCGAGAGGAAAAACTTGGCGCACTGTGTCGATAAAGGAGCGCGGGAGGCAATCTACGTAGCCACATCGAGGGCATCTCCTCGGTCTTTTTTGGCTTCGATGGTATGTACGTGGCACCACCCTAGGGAAAGTTTTCTATTTTTTTGGCTGGAAAGACATCTTTCCCTAGAGGGTCCTGTTCATTTCTTTTCTATCCCTTGAGTTCGCTAATGAGCTCTAGGTAAAGAGGTTGGCTCTAGGTAAAATGTGGATTTCTAGTagtgataggtggtgctatcgtacatccacgttggtggggacttcaacccacgaagggtaacggttgcgcgagtccacggagggatccacccacgaagggtccacgaagaagcaaccttgtctatcccaccatggccatcgcccatgaaggacttgcctcacttgggttgatcttcacgaagtaggcgatctccttacccttacaaactccttggttcaactccacaatcttgacggaggctcccaagtgacacctaaccaatctaggagacaccactctccaaaaggtaatagatggtgtgttgatgatgaactccttgctcttgtgcttcaaatgatagtctccccaacacttaactctctctctctcacagatttggctatggtggaaagataatttgagtggaaagcaacttggggaaggctagagatcaagattcttgtggttggattggaatgtcttggtcacaacacatgagtaggtggttttCAGATAAATGTATGCTGAAAGTGTAGGCACGTTCCGATGGCTCTCGCACAAATGGAGaggtgggtggaggggtatatatagcctccacacaaaatctaaccgttacacacaattgagccaactcggtcagactgaataggtgaactcggtgagaccgattcagttcaaaatgtgaacattaggtTTTTCGGTGGTACCGACATGATCAACTGGGTGGGACTGatgagctagggttagggtaaaacctcatctcggtttgaccgattacacaaactcggtgagaccgattttagTAATAAgaagagttggtcaagcaaactcggtggggccgactgcctatttcggtgagaccgaaatagttgcaacaggcaacagagagtttgcaagcccatctcggtgagaccaagatcccatcggtgagaccgaactgattagggtttctggcagtggctatgtcaagtgaactcggtggcgccggatgaatcaaattggtggggccgagtttgactttaggtttaggacatttGGATTTGacaaagtggttgagggctttggagcatatcactaagcactttgagcaagtagatcattaagcaacacctcatccccttttaatagtattggcttttcctatggac
The Aegilops tauschii subsp. strangulata cultivar AL8/78 chromosome 3, Aet v6.0, whole genome shotgun sequence genome window above contains:
- the LOC109751625 gene encoding uncharacterized protein yields the protein MYEHCNVIQKFLQTLATKQGVPIGEIPLPPVPPPFRSLSPPGSPQRSTIQILENSKESPALCAQQETNPSSINEHVTAASVPAVDDEGMFGGFFS